The genomic segment TGGAAAAACGGGCTCAGGAAAAGGAATTGCGCGTGGCCGTATTTTCTGCAGAGCCGCTGCCGGACTTCAGCAAACTGCTGCTGGGCAGTGAAAAAGTGAAAATCGATACCACCGTGGATAAAAAGGAAATTGATCAGTCGGTGCGAAACGGCCGGCTCGATTTCGCCGTCTCATTCGCGGCAGATTTTTCAGAAACCGTCGACCGGGATGGAACCGGCGCTGTGCAGGTTTATTACAAGGCCTCCTCTTCGGAAAACGAAATGGCCCTGGAACGGATCCGCAAAGTCATGGAAAAGTACAAGCAGCAATTGCTGGAACGGCGGCTGCAGAAAAAAAGCCTGGCCGCCGCTTTTGTGGAACCGCTAAAAATTGTCGAGAAGGATGTTTCCACGATCCGGGAAAAAATGGGCCAGCGCCTCGGCGGCATGTTCCCTTATTTTTTCGTTATCTTCTGCTTCCTGGGCGCCATGTACCCGGCCATTGACCTGGCGGCCGGAGAGAAGGAACGCGGCACCATGGAGACGCTGCTGGTCTCGCCCGCCTCGCGCCTGCAGATCGTGGCGGGTAAATTCCTGGTGGTCACCGCTTCGGGCATATTTACCGCCCTGTCGTCGGTGCTCTGGCTGTACATTGTTTTCCGCCAGAGCCGGATGCTCCCCACGGAGGTTCTGGGCATGATCCTCAAACTGATCGAGTGGAAGTCGCTGTTGCTGCTCTTCTCGATGATCATCCCCCTTTGTGCCTTTTTCGCCGCCATTCTGCTCTCGGTTTCGGTTTTTGCCAAATCGTACAAGGAGGCCCAGAGCATCATCGCCCCCCTGAACATCATGATCATCATCCCCGTCCTCATCGGCATATTCCCGGGCATCAAATTGAATGCCATCACCGCCCTGATCCCCATCCTCAACATTTCGCTGGCCACCAAGGAGATCATCGCCGGCACGATTCCGCCGCTGTTTATGGCCGAGGTTTTCCTGGTCCTCTTCGCCCTGGCGGCCGTGGGACTGGTTTTCTGCACCCACTGGTTCAACCGCGAAGAGGTCATCTTCCGCGGCGTGTGAAGCTGCGGCTGCCATAAAAAAATCACTGCCCCCGATGGGAAAGACAAATCAAATCCGTCAGGATAAACGGATGATTTGTGCTGCCGATTATTGACATTTCAGATAATAATCCTTAAGATTCAAGCAAGAGTAAAAACAATTTTTATATAAGTTAGATAGGACAAAGGAGGTTATCATTAAAAAATTACTTTTGTTCGCCTTGCTTTTCCTCATTCTCTGTTTGCTTCCAATGAATACCTTTGCCCAAAAGCCCGGTGAAATTGTCTTCTCCAAAACGCTTATCGATCCTCAGAACCCGGTAGCGCTTACCACCCAGTTTAAATCCGGTGACAATATTTATGCGCTGGCTTTCCTTCAAAAGTCCATTTTGGGTATTCTCGTTTCCGAGCAGAAGAAGGTCGACGTGGAAGTGTTTTTGTATGAGCTTAAACCGCCCCTCTATTCATATCAACAGCCGAGTGAAATGCAATTGGAATCAAACACATTGGCGGTATCGGGCGACGCTCTGCAGAAGACATTTCTGCCCCTTGACATTGTGCCGGCAACATATGCCATGACCGCCTACGGCAGCCAGGACCTGGTGTATAAGAAATTTGGCAGCGAGTTTTATGGTCCCGTGGCATATGCCGCAGCCTTGAGCATACTCGAGCCCGGCGAGCACACCATCATCGTCAAGTTGAGCTGCAACTACAACTTCGTATCCGTAGGGAAGTTCGTGATCAAAGGAACCGATTACGCGGTGTACAGGAAGATGTCCAAGGATTTGAACGAATCCGCGTCCGGCGCCGGCACGAAAAACGCAGTGATGCCGAAAGCAGCACTTTCCGACAAGGGACTTGAAGCGGAAATGATCAACGCCTTCAAGAGCTCTCAAACCTACAAGGACAGAATCAAGGGGGAGGTTCTGCGGGTGGTGATCGTCGATCCCGATTGGATGATCCGCAGGAACGAACTTACCGGAATCATTTTGCACCGCTACATCAGGGCGGCGATTGCGGTTAAAAACAGCGACGGCACATGTACGGTATGGCCGCTGGTAACATTTCAACAAGACTACGTAGGGGACAAATTCCAGAAAACAAAATTCGACGGAGTCGGCGATCCATATAAAATTCCCTGTGAGAATGTCGGGAAGTAGAAAGAAATTTTAGAACGTACAACCATTTTTGCTAAAAATTCTTTCTTTTAATGATTTTCCATAAAAAAATTATTGGCGATTCATGCGTGCGATCTTGAAATAAAGGAATGCCATGAAGCGAATATGCGTGTTCTGCGGTTCGAGCCCGGGGGCTAGGCCCGAATATGTCCGGGCGGCGCGACAGGTGGGAACCTTCCTGGCCCAAAGAAAAATCGGCCTGGTCTTCGGCGGCGGCCGGGTCGGCATGATGGGCCAGCTGGCCCAGGCTGCCCTGGAAAATAAGGGTGAAGTTATCGGCGTGATCCCCAGGGGCCTTCACGAGCGCAAGGTGGCTTTCACCGGGCTCAGCGACCTGCGGGTGGTGGAAACCATGCACGAGCGCAAGGCGTTGATGGCCGAGCTTTCCGACGGCTTCATGGCCCTGCCGGGCGGACTGGGCACCCTGGAGGAACTGTTCGAGATCCTCACCTGGGCGCAGCTGGGGATGCATCGCAAGCCCTGCGGCCTGCTCAACGTGGCCGGCTTTTTCACCGCCTTGCTCGCATTCCTCGACCAGGTCACCGAGCAGGGTTTCATCGATACTCCCCACCGTTCCATGATCCTCTCCGCCGAGGATCCGGAAGAGCTGCTCCGGCAATTTGAATGCCACCAGCCGCCCGTTGCCGACAAGGCGGAATGGGCGCTGGGGTTGGGGAAGGGATAATCGCCGATCGGTTTTATCGCATAACCGCCGGGTAGGGAACGCAAATTTGCGTTCCCTACGGGAATTTTCCTGGTTATTTTCGCCCGTCCAATTCCGCGATGATCTCCAGCACCCGCGAATGGATGCGGCCGTTGGTGGCCAGGATGCCGCGGTTGTTGCGCAGGGTCCTGCCCGCGGAAAAATCCAGTTTTTTGCCGTCGATGTCGCTCACCCAGCCCCCGGCCTCTTCCACGATCAAACTGCCGGCGGCGTGGTCCCAGATCTTTTCGCGGTAGTGGGGAGTGGCAGGGTTGGGAATGCGCAGGTAGATTTCGGCGTCGCCTGCGGCCACGATGCCGTACTTGACCTGGCTGTCCATCTGCTCGGGAGGATGGACGATCTGCAGCAGCCGGGAAATTTCGAGCTGGGTGTCCTTGTCGCTGTGCGAGGACTCGTAGCTTTCGACGAATTTCATCTGGCGCGGATCGGTTTTAACCGAAGCGCGGATGGGTTCGGCGCTGCCGCCCCGGGCCGGGATCTTCCAGCTGCCCTTTCCGGAAATGGCCCAGAACAGCGTGCCGCCGGAACCTGGCGGCAGGTTCGGGCAGCCGAGGATGCCCAGGCGGACCTGGCCGTTCTGGATCAGCGCCAGGGCGATGGCGAACTGTTCACCGCGCAGGAAGCCCTTGGTGCCGTCGATGGGATCCAGCGTCCAAAAGGTCCCGTCGGGCTCCGCCCCGCCCAGGTCGATGCAGTCGCAGATCTCTTTTTCTTCCATGGGCGCGTCGTTATTTTTCAGGCAATGGATGATCTTGGCAAAAAGTTCCCGGTTTTCCGGCCTACGCAGCGCCAGCGAATCTTCTTCGCCCACGATCGGCATGCCGGGAAAATGGCAGCTGAGGACCTGGCAGATCAGGGCTTGTACGGCAAAATCGGCGATGGTCACCGGGCTGCGGTCGGATTTTGTCAGGGTGTCCCTGCCGGTCGCCTCCTTCTGGATGGTAGCGGCCATGGCCATGGCCGCGCCGACCGCCTGCAGGCTGATTTCTTTTTCTTTTTGCAGCATTGAATTTCCTAATTTATCTTGCGGCCGTGTACAAACAATGGCTAGACGCGGTCGAAATCGTCCTGAAAGCGGGTGATATCGTCTTCGCCCAGGTAGGCCCCGGTCTGCACTTCCACAAAAACCAGGTTTTCCTGGCCGGGATTTTCGATGCGGTGCTTGGCCTTTTCCGGGATGAACACCGCCTGGCGCGGTCCGAGGCGCATGGTATTTTCGTCCAGGGTGAACAGCGCCTGTCCCTGGATGATCACCCAGTTCTCGGCCCGGCGCTCATGGCTTTGCAGGGAGAGCCTTTTCCCGGGCTTGACCATGATGCGCTTGATCTTCAGCCGCTCCTCTTCGAAGAGGATCTCGAACCAGCCCCAGGGACGTTCTTCCTGGTAATTCATCGATTGTATTCCTTTTTGACAACGGCCAAGTCGGCGTTAACCATCATTTCGAC from the Candidatus Aminicenantes bacterium genome contains:
- a CDS encoding ABC transporter permease; translation: MKLLAIIFKKELRDMLRDRRTIFFMIVMPFLVIFLIFNLSMRLGMDMEKRAQEKELRVAVFSAEPLPDFSKLLLGSEKVKIDTTVDKKEIDQSVRNGRLDFAVSFAADFSETVDRDGTGAVQVYYKASSSENEMALERIRKVMEKYKQQLLERRLQKKSLAAAFVEPLKIVEKDVSTIREKMGQRLGGMFPYFFVIFCFLGAMYPAIDLAAGEKERGTMETLLVSPASRLQIVAGKFLVVTASGIFTALSSVLWLYIVFRQSRMLPTEVLGMILKLIEWKSLLLLFSMIIPLCAFFAAILLSVSVFAKSYKEAQSIIAPLNIMIIIPVLIGIFPGIKLNAITALIPILNISLATKEIIAGTIPPLFMAEVFLVLFALAAVGLVFCTHWFNREEVIFRGV
- a CDS encoding TIGR00730 family Rossman fold protein, which translates into the protein MKRICVFCGSSPGARPEYVRAARQVGTFLAQRKIGLVFGGGRVGMMGQLAQAALENKGEVIGVIPRGLHERKVAFTGLSDLRVVETMHERKALMAELSDGFMALPGGLGTLEELFEILTWAQLGMHRKPCGLLNVAGFFTALLAFLDQVTEQGFIDTPHRSMILSAEDPEELLRQFECHQPPVADKAEWALGLGKG
- a CDS encoding 3'(2'),5'-bisphosphate nucleotidase, which gives rise to MLQKEKEISLQAVGAAMAMAATIQKEATGRDTLTKSDRSPVTIADFAVQALICQVLSCHFPGMPIVGEEDSLALRRPENRELFAKIIHCLKNNDAPMEEKEICDCIDLGGAEPDGTFWTLDPIDGTKGFLRGEQFAIALALIQNGQVRLGILGCPNLPPGSGGTLFWAISGKGSWKIPARGGSAEPIRASVKTDPRQMKFVESYESSHSDKDTQLEISRLLQIVHPPEQMDSQVKYGIVAAGDAEIYLRIPNPATPHYREKIWDHAAGSLIVEEAGGWVSDIDGKKLDFSAGRTLRNNRGILATNGRIHSRVLEIIAELDGRK
- a CDS encoding phosphomannose isomerase type II C-terminal cupin domain, which encodes MNYQEERPWGWFEILFEEERLKIKRIMVKPGKRLSLQSHERRAENWVIIQGQALFTLDENTMRLGPRQAVFIPEKAKHRIENPGQENLVFVEVQTGAYLGEDDITRFQDDFDRV